From Scomber japonicus isolate fScoJap1 chromosome 22, fScoJap1.pri, whole genome shotgun sequence, one genomic window encodes:
- the LOC128383645 gene encoding zinc finger protein 271-like, with protein MRRSTGSSEPGDSLANMSKADILRGIISEKMTTAAREILAVVERIVAGYEEEASGFRQENDRQRRQLELLLQPQVKLERKGVQEEMGSLGLMWYDDDDEEEEEEEVEDEEERLSVRPTANSRQSRDDQKDPDYQIPARVSSPRVRTDRRKPGRPRISEPQNHVDLRIRILEDSQTDVLSKRVFQKYPLQELQCPRGLQESDFLDLLRSTFPQLAADKPFDVFTCDRNKRLQPLRVTTLTAEEIDSSIRSIGAGNSALYIRLKDPRSPREDDVVTDSPSVSTTTNQTISMLTRDLSERRRRGRPRLGQEPSHHFVKVCMLEDSQSEVLSKHVLLKSLVQDLKCPRGLQEADFLELLRSAFPQLAADKPFNVFKSDRSRRLQRLRVKTLTPEEIYRAMKSTGVEKSVLYIRLKTGEEEEDEEEEAELHLSQRSNDDTYESPKSDEAAELCSSGQQTGSGSTSQQHHLKTEEADDEADNKDGDEDDWKPEPEPRSPKTRKRRAKRGDGKLAEKSRTPCKVCGMWYRLFGSLVKHAWKHTDEPRSVCGVCGEEFESVDELKRHLQTYQKIHECSYCGKSFFTVTGLNCHTTLHTGNRPYRCDVCHKTFVHLSSLNVHRWIHVEDKPHKCDVCLKAFGLKAQLRAHMKVHTGRDKYHCHVCGKSVYDVRSLTRHKATHSGERRYGCEVCGKRFKLADTLKSHAKIHTARERPYLCHICCKTFLSNCGLTAHMRTHGDERPFVCIMCGKGFLSNGELKVHMRVHTGEAPYGCSECGRFFKRKTHLTNHVRTHLGIKLFVCGVCGKACSRQEHLTVHMRTHNGERPYKCSLCEKAFTQSHCLKTHMKSHQRDENVFLNESTS; from the exons ATGAGGAGGAGCACAGGTAGCTCCGAGCCTGGGGACAGCCTGGCTAACATGTCCAAAGCGGACATACTGAGAGGAATCATCTCAGAGAAAATGACCACAGCAGCGCGGGAGATCTTAGCGGTGGTCGAGAGGATCGTGGCCGGGTATGAAGAGGAGGCTTCGGGCTTCAGGCAGGAGAACGACCGGCAGAGGAGACAGCTGGAGCTTCTGCTGCAGCCTCAGGTCAAACTGGAGAGGAAAG GTGTTCAGGAGGAAATGGGAAGTCTGGGTCTGATGTGgtacgatgatgatgatgaagaagaagaggaagaggaggttgaggatgaagaggagcgTCTGTCTGTACGACCGACGGCGAACTCCAGACAGAGCCGAGACGACCAGAAGGATCCGGATTATCAGATACCAGCGAG GGTTTCTTCTCCCAGAGTTCGGACCGACAGGAGGAAACCCGGCAGACCTCGGATCAGCGAACCACAGAACCACGTAGACCTCAGGATCCGCATCCTGGAGGACTCTCAGACCGACGTTCTCTCCAAAAGAG tgtttcagaaaTACCCGCTGCAGGAGCTGCAGTGTCCTCGTGGTCTGCAGGAGTCGGACTTCCTGGACCTGCTGCGATCCACCTTCCCTCAGCTGGCGGCCGATAAACCTTTCGACGTCTTCACCTGCGACAGAAACAAGCGTCTGCAGCCTCTGAGGGTGACGACGCTGACGGCCGAGGAGATCGACAGCAGCATCAGGTCCATCGGAGCCGGAAACTCAGCGCTCTACATCAGACTGAAG GATCCTCGGAGTCCCAGAGAAGACGACGTCGTCACAGACTCTCCGTCCGTCTCCACGACGACCAATCAAACAATCAGCATGCTCACcag AGATCTGTCTGAGCGGAGGCGGCGAGGCAGACCTCGACTCGGTCAGGAGCCGAGTCATCACTTTGTTAAAGTCTGCATGCTGGAAGATTCTCAGTCTGAAGTTCTCTCAAAACACG TGTTACTAAAATCCCTGGTGCAGGACCTGAAGTGTCCTCGTGGTCTGCAGGAGGCGGACTTCCTGGAGCTGCTGAGGTCCGCCTTCCCTCAGCTGGCTGCTGATAAACCATTTAACGTCTTCAAGTCGGACCGGAGCCGAAGGCTGCAGAGACTCCGAGTGAAGACGCTGACGCCAGAAGAGATTTACAGAGCCATGAAATCCACCGGAGTAGAAAAATCTGTGCTGTACATCAGACTGAAG acaggagaggaagaggaggatgaggaagaagaagcagagcTTCACCTTTCACAGAGAAGTAATGACGACACCTATGAGTCTCCAAAAAGTGACGAAGCCGCCGAACTCTGTTCAAG CGGTCAGCAGACAGGAAGCGGCTCCACATCACAGCAACATCACCTGAAAACTGAGGAAGCTGACGATGAAGCCGACAACAAAGACGGAGACGAGGACGACTGGAAGCCCGAACCCGAGCCGCGCTCGCCGAAGACGAGGAAGCGACGAGCCAAGCGCGGCGACGGGAAGCTGGCGGAGAAAAGCCGGACGCCGTGTAAAGTGTGCGGCATGTGGTACCGTCTGTTCGGCAGCCTCGTCAAACACGCCTGGAAGCACACGGACGAGCCGCGGAGCGTCTGCGGAGTCTGCGGCGAGGAGTTCGAGTCCGTGGACGAGTTGAAGCGACACCTTCAGACCTACCAGAAGATCCACGAGTGCTCGTACTGCGGCAAGTCTTTCTTCACCGTCACCGGACTGAACTGCCACACGACGCTGCACACGGGGAACCGACCCTACCGATGCGACGTCTGCCACAAAACCTTCGTCCACCTGTCGAGCCTCAACGTCCACCGCTGGATCCACGTCGAGGACAAACCGCACAAGTGTGACGTCTGCCTGAAGGCGTTCGGTCTGAAGGCTCAGCTCAGAGCTCACATGAAGGTCCACACGGGGAGAGACAAGTACCACTGTCACGTCTGCGGGAAGTCCGTCTACGACGTGCGATCTCTGACGCGCCACAAAGCCACGCACTCCGGCGAGCGGCGCTACGGCTGCGAGGTTTGCGGCAAACGCTTCAAACTCGCCGACACCTTAAAGTCGCACGCCAAGATCCACACGGCGAGGGAGCGGCCGTACCTGTGCCACATCTGCTGCAAGACCTTCCTGTCCAACTGCGGCCTCACGGCTCACATGAGGACTCACGGCGACGAGCGGCCGTTCGTCTGCATCATGTGCGGCAAAGGCTTCCTGTCCAACGGCGAGCTGAAGGTGCACATGCGCGTCCACACGGGCGAGGCGCCGTACGGCTGCTCCGAGTGCGGACGCTTCTTCAAACGCAAGACTCACCTGACCAACCACGTCCGCACGCACCTCGGCATCAAACTGTTCGTGTGCGGCGTTTGCGGGAAGGCGTGTTCGAGGCAGGAACATCTGACGGTTCACATGAGGACGCACAACGGAGAGAGACCCTACAAGTGTTCCCTCTGCGAGAAGGCCTTCACCCAGAGCCACTGTCTGAAGACGCACATGAAGAGCCACCAGAGGGACGAAAACGTGTTCCTCAACGAGTCCACGTCCTGA